In the genome of Tropicibacter oceani, one region contains:
- a CDS encoding DEAD/DEAH box helicase — protein MTQTKFSDLNLNPKVLKAIEEAGYESPTPIQEGAIPPALEGRDVLGIAQTGTGKTASFTLPMITMLARGRARARMPRSLVLCPTRELAAQVAENFDVYAKNVKLTKALLIGGVSFKEQDQLIDKGVDVLIATPGRLLDHFERGKLILSDVKIMVVDEADRMLDMGFIPDIERIFGLTPFTRQTLFFSATMAPEIERITNTFLSSPARIEVARQATASETIEQAAVFVKASRKDREATEKRKVLRDLIDAEGEKLTNAIIFCNRKVDVDIVSKSLTKYGYDAAPIHGDLDQSQRTRTLDGFREGALRILVASDVAARGLDVPSVSHVFNFDVPGHPEDYVHRIGRTGRAGREGKAFTIVVPRDEKNFAAVEALIQKEIPRVQTAQQAETPVDAAAEETPAKSDVKKPTRTRSRSKSADKAPRVVEAETAPEPQPESPQTDERPQRAERPERAERPERAERPERSKDRSKERPRRNDNNIVGMGDHMPEFIALSFDERRAS, from the coding sequence ATGACCCAAACCAAGTTTTCTGACCTGAACCTGAACCCCAAAGTTCTCAAGGCCATCGAAGAGGCAGGCTATGAAAGCCCCACGCCTATTCAAGAGGGCGCCATTCCCCCCGCGCTCGAAGGCCGTGATGTTCTGGGCATTGCCCAGACAGGCACAGGCAAGACCGCCAGCTTTACGCTGCCGATGATCACCATGCTCGCCCGTGGGCGCGCCCGCGCACGGATGCCGCGCAGCCTTGTGCTGTGCCCCACGCGCGAACTGGCCGCCCAGGTGGCCGAAAACTTTGACGTCTACGCCAAGAACGTCAAACTGACCAAGGCGCTGCTGATCGGCGGCGTTTCCTTCAAGGAACAGGATCAGCTGATCGACAAGGGCGTCGATGTGCTGATCGCCACACCGGGCCGCCTGCTGGACCATTTCGAACGCGGCAAACTGATCCTGTCGGACGTCAAGATCATGGTCGTCGACGAAGCCGACCGGATGCTCGACATGGGCTTTATCCCCGATATCGAACGCATCTTCGGCCTGACGCCCTTTACCCGCCAGACACTGTTCTTCTCGGCCACCATGGCGCCGGAAATCGAGCGGATCACCAACACCTTCCTGTCGTCGCCCGCGCGCATCGAAGTGGCCCGTCAGGCCACCGCGTCGGAAACCATCGAACAGGCCGCCGTCTTTGTCAAAGCCTCGCGCAAGGACCGCGAAGCCACCGAAAAGCGCAAGGTCCTGCGTGACCTGATCGACGCCGAGGGTGAGAAACTGACCAATGCGATCATCTTCTGCAACCGCAAGGTGGATGTGGATATCGTTTCGAAATCGCTGACGAAATACGGCTATGACGCGGCCCCGATCCACGGCGATCTGGACCAGTCCCAGCGTACCCGCACGCTTGACGGCTTCCGCGAAGGCGCGCTGCGCATTCTGGTCGCCTCGGATGTGGCGGCGCGCGGGCTGGATGTGCCTTCGGTCAGCCATGTGTTCAACTTCGACGTGCCCGGCCACCCCGAAGACTACGTGCACCGCATCGGCCGTACCGGCCGCGCCGGGCGCGAAGGCAAGGCCTTTACCATCGTGGTGCCGCGCGACGAAAAGAACTTTGCCGCAGTCGAGGCGCTGATCCAAAAGGAAATCCCGCGCGTCCAGACCGCCCAACAGGCCGAAACGCCCGTGGATGCCGCAGCCGAGGAAACCCCGGCCAAGAGCGACGTGAAAAAGCCGACGCGCACCCGGTCGCGCAGCAAAAGCGCCGACAAGGCCCCGCGCGTGGTCGAAGCCGAAACCGCGCCGGAACCGCAGCCCGAAAGCCCGCAAACCGACGAGCGCCCGCAGCGCGCAGAGCGTCCCGAACGGGCTGAGCGCCCCGAACGGGCTGAGCGCCCCGAGCGTAGCAAGGACCGCAGCAAGGAACGGCCGCGCCGCAACGACAACAATATCGTCGGCATGGGCGATCACATGCCCGAGTTCATCGCGCTCAGCTTTGACGAACGCCGCGCGTCGTGA
- a CDS encoding cupin domain-containing protein has protein sequence MRLIATIQACVLLAAATPGAAQHACAHTGHDVVTRINGQIPPGTVAGLVDVTVMVDTVMPDGNRLVVTRGTRRAGTRVGIHVHEFGGHTCVLQGAITDFVEGADPGLFAADSCYYMPPETPMTAANLGTVDAVLIDTFILPPGKDPITIIETCPDS, from the coding sequence ATGCGTCTGATCGCCACAATCCAGGCCTGCGTCCTGCTTGCCGCGGCAACGCCCGGCGCGGCCCAGCACGCCTGCGCCCATACCGGCCATGACGTCGTCACCCGCATCAACGGCCAGATCCCGCCCGGCACGGTGGCCGGACTGGTCGACGTGACCGTGATGGTCGACACCGTCATGCCCGACGGCAACCGGCTGGTGGTGACCCGGGGCACCCGCCGCGCCGGCACCCGCGTCGGCATCCATGTGCACGAATTCGGTGGCCACACCTGTGTTCTGCAAGGCGCGATCACCGATTTCGTCGAAGGTGCAGACCCCGGCCTGTTCGCCGCGGACAGCTGTTACTACATGCCGCCAGAGACACCGATGACCGCCGCCAACCTTGGCACCGTCGATGCCGTGCTGATCGACACCTTCATCCTGCCGCCGGGCAAGGACCCGATCACCATCATCGAAACCTGCCCGGACAGCTAA
- a CDS encoding glycosyltransferase family 2 protein — MTAAASWGIVSTIKAPLPAILDFAAWHLELGAQRLYLYLDDPAPDTQAVLAAHPKIRVQHTDAAWWAKRNGRPDKHQVRQCKNARHANNRKPEVDWLAHIDVDEFLLPQTPLGAQLAALAPDTLCARVRPVEALAAGSGTAEGETAFKAFHLDQKQRQQAAQACFPTWGRHLSGGFLSHVAGKLFFRTGLGGLDIKIHNVTLDGVQNPGQVELTGVELGHFHSSSWDHFIAGYRFRLERGSYRAELKPQVRQGDALNLHDLFRTIEAEAGEDGLRAFFDEVCTASAPLCDRLERHGLLRRHRMDLAALRARHFPQGAA; from the coding sequence ATGACCGCCGCAGCATCCTGGGGGATCGTGTCGACGATCAAGGCGCCCCTGCCCGCGATCCTCGACTTTGCCGCCTGGCATCTGGAGCTGGGGGCGCAGCGGCTGTACCTGTACCTCGATGATCCCGCGCCCGACACTCAGGCCGTGCTGGCCGCGCATCCGAAAATCCGGGTGCAGCATACCGACGCCGCCTGGTGGGCCAAGCGCAACGGCCGGCCGGACAAACACCAGGTACGGCAATGCAAGAACGCCCGCCACGCCAACAACCGCAAACCCGAGGTCGACTGGCTCGCCCATATCGACGTCGACGAATTCCTGCTGCCGCAGACGCCGCTGGGCGCGCAGCTGGCGGCGCTGGCCCCCGATACGCTGTGCGCCCGCGTCCGCCCGGTCGAGGCGCTGGCCGCGGGCAGCGGCACCGCCGAGGGCGAGACCGCCTTCAAGGCCTTTCACCTGGATCAGAAACAGCGCCAACAGGCCGCGCAGGCCTGTTTCCCGACCTGGGGCCGGCACCTGTCGGGCGGTTTTCTGAGCCATGTGGCGGGCAAGCTGTTCTTTCGCACCGGGCTGGGCGGATTGGACATCAAGATCCACAACGTCACGCTGGACGGCGTCCAGAACCCCGGACAGGTCGAACTGACCGGGGTCGAGCTGGGCCATTTCCATTCGTCCAGCTGGGACCACTTCATCGCCGGCTATCGTTTCCGGCTGGAACGCGGGTCCTACCGGGCCGAGCTGAAACCCCAGGTGCGCCAGGGCGATGCGCTGAACCTGCACGACCTGTTCCGCACCATCGAGGCCGAAGCCGGAGAGGACGGCCTGCGCGCCTTTTTCGACGAGGTCTGCACCGCCTCGGCCCCGCTTTGCGACCGGCTGGAGCGGCACGGATTGCTGCGCCGACACCGGATGGACCTTGCCGCGCTGCGCGCCCGGCATTTCCCGCAGGGCGCCGCCTGA
- a CDS encoding glycosyltransferase family 2 protein, translating into MTSPPTYPGGMPALLAQYETRRDSIDHAPGEGLPPLDVDLAALAGQRVGDPEQDPGEQPPFRSSYHRKRFALRQELQGLSELAYLNGMLIAHLRKRAWPDHAPALFQRLWAQQGPHLLDQLDQRWLVSAVTTFGDHGANVTQRAVGLALTALFGTMKLYESERLYSGLTPDQPFTLDGKARAKLPLDMESYSITAGGLDVNLIARLWQEAEADAVIAPLAHRLLDLLIHDDRTVMRRLMTMRKRKARQPDAAQPKSNMAPVPASAIGLRADTLRWGLVSTIKAPLPAIARFAAHHLDLGADALHIYLDAPDPDTAAFLARHPKIHVTRCDDAYWQETGRARMPEHQRRQAYNATRCLRAVKDDLDWLGHIDVDEFLICDTPIAQKLGHVGSQNAIARIPPAEALAPPQGTPSHFKLTHKQAGVKKSELQEVYPTFGLHLYGGFLSHTSGKIFARTGIADTRLGIHTLKYKGEDVTNRTKPPGLYLAHFHAPSWQHFRDHLEFRQQKGSYRPRSLRPELGQAELLKFLAEEEGDDGLRVFFDEVCADTPDLRARLAARDMLLSHSFDFDATTRRIFGALP; encoded by the coding sequence ATGACCAGCCCCCCCACCTACCCCGGCGGCATGCCCGCGCTTCTTGCCCAATACGAAACCCGCCGGGACAGCATCGACCATGCCCCGGGCGAAGGCCTGCCGCCGCTGGACGTCGATCTTGCGGCGCTGGCGGGCCAGCGCGTCGGTGATCCCGAACAGGACCCCGGCGAACAGCCGCCCTTCCGCTCCTCGTATCATCGCAAACGCTTTGCCCTGCGCCAGGAATTGCAGGGCCTTTCGGAACTGGCCTACCTGAACGGCATGCTGATCGCGCATCTGCGCAAACGCGCCTGGCCCGATCACGCCCCCGCCCTGTTCCAAAGGCTCTGGGCGCAGCAGGGCCCCCACCTGCTCGATCAACTGGATCAACGCTGGCTGGTCTCGGCCGTCACCACCTTTGGCGATCACGGCGCCAATGTCACCCAGCGCGCCGTCGGGCTGGCGCTGACCGCCCTGTTCGGCACGATGAAGCTGTACGAATCCGAACGGCTCTACTCCGGGCTGACCCCGGACCAGCCCTTTACCCTCGATGGCAAGGCCCGCGCAAAACTGCCGCTGGACATGGAAAGCTATTCGATCACCGCCGGCGGGCTGGACGTGAACCTGATCGCCCGCCTCTGGCAAGAGGCCGAAGCCGATGCGGTGATTGCCCCCCTTGCCCATCGCCTGCTTGACCTTCTGATCCATGACGACCGCACCGTCATGCGCCGTCTGATGACCATGCGCAAACGCAAGGCGCGCCAACCCGATGCCGCCCAGCCGAAATCCAACATGGCCCCGGTGCCCGCATCGGCCATCGGCCTGCGCGCCGACACCCTGCGCTGGGGCCTTGTCAGCACGATCAAGGCGCCGCTGCCCGCGATTGCCCGCTTTGCCGCGCACCACCTGGACCTGGGCGCCGATGCGCTGCACATCTACCTGGACGCCCCCGATCCGGACACCGCCGCCTTTCTGGCGCGTCACCCGAAAATCCATGTCACCCGCTGCGATGACGCCTATTGGCAGGAAACCGGCCGCGCCCGGATGCCCGAACACCAGCGCCGCCAGGCCTACAACGCCACGCGCTGCCTGCGCGCGGTAAAGGACGATCTGGACTGGCTGGGCCATATCGACGTCGATGAATTCCTGATCTGCGACACCCCCATCGCGCAAAAGCTGGGCCATGTCGGCAGCCAGAACGCCATCGCCCGCATTCCCCCGGCCGAGGCCCTGGCCCCGCCGCAGGGCACGCCAAGCCACTTCAAGCTGACGCACAAGCAGGCCGGCGTGAAAAAGTCCGAACTGCAAGAGGTCTATCCAACCTTCGGCCTGCATCTGTACGGCGGGTTCCTGTCGCATACCTCGGGCAAGATCTTTGCCCGCACCGGCATTGCCGACACCCGCCTTGGCATCCACACGCTGAAATACAAGGGCGAGGACGTGACCAACCGGACCAAGCCCCCGGGCCTGTACCTGGCGCATTTCCATGCGCCGTCCTGGCAGCATTTCCGCGACCACCTGGAGTTTCGCCAGCAAAAGGGATCGTACCGGCCACGTTCGCTGCGGCCCGAACTGGGGCAGGCAGAGCTGCTGAAATTCCTCGCCGAGGAAGAGGGCGACGACGGTCTGCGGGTCTTTTTCGACGAGGTCTGCGCCGATACCCCCGACCTGCGCGCCCGCCTTGCCGCCCGCGACATGCTGCTCAGCCACAGCTTTGACTTCGACGCCACCACCCGGCGGATCTTTGGAGCGTTGCCATGA
- the tgt gene encoding tRNA guanosine(34) transglycosylase Tgt, giving the protein MTQTSFELKARDGRARLGVISTPRGEIRTPAFMPVGTAATVKGMLPESVRATGADILLGNTYHLMLRPGAERIARLGGLHRFMNWERPILTDSGGFQVMSLSGLRKLTEEGVKFSSHIDGSKHMLSPERSMEIQKLLGSDIVMAFDECPALPADRKRIAESMRLSMRWAQRSRDAFGDRPGHMLFGIMQGGLERDLREESAEALRGIGFDGYAIGGLAVGEGQEAMFDCLDYAPELLPEDRPRYLMGVGKPDDIVGAVKRGVDMMDCVLPSRSGRTGQAFTRHGVVNIKNARHADDPRPLDEACSCPACSGYSRAYLHHVYRSGEMISGMLLTWHNLHYFQQIMQGMRTAIAEGRFEAWEADFHAQRAEGDIAPL; this is encoded by the coding sequence ATGACACAGACATCGTTTGAACTGAAAGCCCGGGACGGGCGGGCGCGGCTGGGGGTGATTTCCACTCCGCGCGGAGAGATCCGGACACCGGCCTTCATGCCCGTGGGTACGGCCGCCACGGTCAAGGGAATGCTGCCCGAAAGCGTGCGCGCGACGGGGGCGGATATCCTGCTGGGCAATACCTATCATTTGATGCTGCGCCCCGGGGCCGAGCGGATTGCGCGTTTGGGCGGTTTGCACAGGTTCATGAACTGGGAGCGGCCGATCCTGACGGACTCCGGGGGCTTTCAGGTGATGAGCCTGTCGGGCCTGCGCAAGCTGACCGAAGAGGGCGTGAAGTTTTCGTCGCATATCGATGGGTCGAAACACATGCTGAGCCCCGAGCGGTCGATGGAGATTCAGAAGCTGCTGGGGTCTGACATCGTCATGGCCTTTGACGAATGTCCTGCCTTGCCTGCCGACCGTAAGCGGATCGCCGAAAGCATGCGCCTGTCCATGCGGTGGGCGCAGCGCTCGCGCGATGCCTTTGGTGACCGGCCCGGGCATATGCTGTTCGGGATCATGCAGGGCGGTCTTGAGCGCGATCTGCGCGAGGAAAGCGCCGAGGCGCTGCGCGGGATTGGTTTCGACGGCTATGCCATTGGCGGTCTGGCCGTGGGCGAGGGGCAGGAGGCGATGTTTGACTGCCTGGACTATGCGCCCGAGTTGTTGCCCGAGGATCGGCCGCGCTATTTGATGGGGGTCGGCAAGCCCGACGACATCGTCGGCGCGGTCAAGCGCGGCGTCGACATGATGGATTGTGTTCTGCCGTCCCGGTCAGGGCGGACCGGGCAGGCGTTTACCCGGCACGGCGTGGTCAATATCAAGAACGCGCGCCATGCGGATGATCCGCGCCCCCTGGACGAGGCGTGTTCTTGCCCGGCCTGTTCGGGGTACAGCCGCGCCTATCTGCATCATGTGTACCGGTCGGGCGAGATGATCAGCGGTATGCTGCTGACCTGGCACAACCTGCATTATTTCCAGCAGATCATGCAGGGAATGCGCACGGCGATTGCCGAGGGGCGGTTCGAGGCCTGGGAAGCGGATTTCCATGCTCAGCGGGCAGAGGGGGATATCGCCCCGTTATAG
- the lon gene encoding endopeptidase La: MKHPLNPSYPVLPLRDIVVFPHMIVPLFVGREKSVRALEEVMNDDKQILLASQIDPSVDDPETDGIYKAGVLANVLQLLKLPDGTVKVLVEGQSRVRITEYLENPNFFEASAEYLTEMPGDVAAVEALTRTVGEEFERYAKVKKNIPEEALTAVGEAQDAAKLADLVAGHLGIEVPQKQELLETLSVSERLEKVYGLMQGEMSVLQVEKKIKTRVKTQMEKTQREYYLNEQMKAIQKELGDGEEGEGEVAELEAKIAETKLSKEARDKADAELKKLKNMSPMSAEATVVRNYLDWMLSIPWGVKSRVKKDLNKAQDILDADHYSLDKVKERIVEYLAVQARSAKLKGPILCLVGPPGVGKTSLGKSMAKATGREFIRISLGGVRDESEIRGHRRTYIGSMPGKIIQALKKAKTTNPLILLDEIDKMGQDFRGDPASAMLEVLDPEQNSTFMDHYLEVEYDLSNVMFVTTSNSYNMPGPLMDRMEIIPLSGYTEDEKLEIAKRHLLEKQVKNHGLKKGEFEVDDAALTGIIRFYTREAGVRNLERDIAKLARKAVTKIVKKESDKVHVTAENLDDFLGVKKYRYGLAEDDHQVGVVTGLAYTSVGGDLLHIEALRLPGKGRMKTTGKLGDVMKESIEAASSYVRSIAPQIGVKPPKFDKMDIHVHVPDGATPKDGPSAGLAMVTSIVSVLTGIPVRKDIAMTGEVSLRGNAMPIGGLKEKLLAALRGGIKTVLIPEENEKDLAELPDNVKEGLEIIPVKHVSEVLNLALTAKPEPIEWDEEAEEAAAAAAAKSGDAGAGVTAH, encoded by the coding sequence ATGAAACATCCCCTCAATCCCTCTTACCCGGTGCTGCCGCTGCGCGATATCGTGGTTTTCCCGCATATGATCGTGCCGCTGTTCGTGGGCCGAGAAAAATCGGTGCGCGCGCTGGAAGAGGTGATGAACGACGACAAGCAGATCCTGCTGGCGTCGCAGATCGACCCGTCGGTCGACGATCCCGAAACCGATGGGATTTACAAGGCCGGCGTGCTGGCCAATGTGCTGCAACTGCTGAAACTGCCCGATGGCACCGTCAAGGTGCTGGTCGAGGGGCAAAGCCGCGTGCGCATCACCGAATACCTTGAAAACCCGAATTTCTTCGAGGCTTCCGCAGAATATCTGACGGAAATGCCCGGCGATGTCGCCGCCGTCGAGGCGCTGACCCGCACCGTGGGTGAAGAGTTCGAGCGTTATGCCAAGGTCAAAAAGAACATTCCCGAAGAGGCGCTGACCGCCGTCGGCGAGGCGCAGGATGCCGCCAAGCTGGCCGATCTGGTCGCTGGCCACCTGGGCATCGAAGTGCCGCAAAAGCAGGAACTGCTGGAAACGCTGTCGGTGTCCGAGCGGCTTGAGAAGGTTTACGGCCTGATGCAGGGCGAAATGTCGGTCCTGCAGGTCGAGAAAAAGATCAAGACCCGCGTCAAGACCCAGATGGAGAAGACCCAGCGCGAATACTATCTGAATGAGCAGATGAAGGCCATTCAGAAGGAGCTGGGCGACGGCGAAGAGGGCGAAGGCGAGGTTGCCGAACTTGAGGCTAAAATCGCTGAAACCAAGCTGTCCAAGGAAGCCCGCGACAAGGCCGACGCCGAGCTGAAGAAGCTGAAAAACATGTCGCCCATGTCCGCCGAGGCGACCGTGGTGCGCAACTATCTGGACTGGATGCTGTCGATCCCCTGGGGCGTGAAAAGCCGCGTCAAGAAGGATCTGAACAAGGCTCAGGATATTCTGGACGCCGATCACTACAGCCTGGACAAGGTCAAGGAACGCATTGTCGAGTATCTTGCGGTGCAGGCGCGTTCGGCCAAGCTCAAGGGCCCGATCCTGTGCCTTGTCGGCCCTCCGGGCGTGGGCAAGACCAGCCTTGGCAAGTCGATGGCCAAGGCCACGGGGCGCGAATTCATCCGCATTTCGCTGGGCGGCGTGCGTGACGAATCCGAGATCCGCGGCCACCGCCGGACCTATATCGGCTCGATGCCGGGCAAGATCATCCAGGCGCTGAAAAAGGCCAAGACCACCAACCCGCTGATCCTGCTCGACGAGATCGACAAGATGGGCCAGGATTTCCGTGGCGATCCCGCGTCGGCGATGCTCGAAGTGCTTGATCCCGAGCAGAATTCGACCTTCATGGACCACTACCTTGAGGTGGAATATGACCTGTCGAACGTGATGTTCGTGACCACCTCGAACAGCTACAACATGCCGGGGCCCTTGATGGACCGGATGGAGATCATCCCGCTGTCCGGCTATACCGAGGACGAAAAGCTGGAGATCGCCAAGCGGCATTTGCTGGAAAAGCAGGTCAAGAACCACGGCCTGAAGAAAGGCGAATTCGAGGTTGATGACGCGGCGCTGACCGGGATCATCCGCTTTTACACCCGCGAGGCGGGCGTGCGGAACCTGGAGCGTGACATTGCCAAGCTGGCGCGCAAGGCGGTGACCAAGATCGTCAAGAAAGAGTCGGACAAGGTGCATGTCACCGCCGAAAACCTGGACGATTTCCTTGGGGTCAAGAAGTACCGCTATGGTCTGGCCGAAGACGATCATCAGGTCGGTGTGGTCACCGGGCTGGCCTATACCAGCGTGGGCGGCGATCTGCTGCACATCGAGGCGCTGCGCCTGCCGGGCAAGGGCCGGATGAAGACCACCGGCAAGCTGGGCGATGTGATGAAGGAATCCATCGAAGCGGCCAGCAGCTATGTCCGCTCGATCGCGCCGCAGATCGGGGTGAAACCGCCGAAGTTCGACAAGATGGATATTCACGTCCACGTGCCGGACGGCGCCACCCCCAAGGACGGGCCCTCGGCCGGTTTGGCGATGGTGACCTCGATCGTGTCGGTTCTGACGGGCATTCCGGTGCGCAAGGATATCGCCATGACTGGCGAGGTTTCGTTGCGCGGCAACGCGATGCCCATCGGCGGTTTGAAGGAAAAACTGCTGGCGGCATTGCGCGGCGGGATCAAGACGGTTCTGATCCCCGAGGAAAACGAAAAGGACCTGGCCGAACTGCCGGACAACGTGAAGGAAGGGTTGGAAATCATCCCGGTCAAACACGTCTCCGAAGTGCTCAATCTGGCCCTGACCGCCAAGCCCGAGCCGATCGAATGGGATGAAGAGGCCGAAGAGGCCGCTGCCGCCGCCGCCGCCAAGTCCGGCGATGCGGGGGCAGGGGTCACGGCCCACTAA
- a CDS encoding HU family DNA-binding protein, with amino-acid sequence MTAQTKTRKARGAAATPDKGADKPRKPAPIAAEFSPDAASLDMASPKPAKTAAAGPDADQPTVEMKKKELIDLVVERSGVKKRDAKPAIEAALAILGQALAEGRPLNLKPLGKVKVANIKPKDNALVLNVRVRQSTEGENSENAS; translated from the coding sequence ATGACAGCCCAGACAAAGACACGCAAGGCCCGCGGCGCAGCCGCCACCCCCGACAAGGGCGCGGACAAACCCCGCAAGCCCGCGCCCATCGCCGCCGAATTCAGCCCCGACGCGGCGTCCCTGGACATGGCCAGCCCGAAACCTGCCAAAACCGCAGCGGCGGGCCCGGACGCGGATCAGCCCACGGTGGAAATGAAAAAGAAGGAACTGATCGACCTGGTCGTCGAACGCAGCGGCGTCAAGAAACGCGACGCCAAGCCCGCGATCGAGGCAGCCTTGGCGATTCTGGGCCAGGCCCTGGCAGAAGGGCGGCCGCTGAACCTCAAGCCGCTTGGCAAGGTCAAGGTTGCGAACATCAAACCCAAGGATAACGCGCTGGTTCTGAACGTGCGCGTGCGTCAATCGACCGAGGGCGAAAATAGCGAAAACGCCTCTTGA